In the Granulosicoccus antarcticus IMCC3135 genome, TCGGAGGCGTCAGTCATTTTTCCCTGTTCCGAGACAATCGTGATATCACCATGATGCATACACGCTTGTTTTTCGGCATGTTATTGCGCTTGCCGGTTTTATCATGGCGCAAGCTCAGGACGGCAACAAACACTGGAAGGCAGTAGCAATGCATTGGGCAAGCATTAACGAAAGAGGCTCTATTTTCGGTATGCAGCTGATCTTGTGGATCCAGAGGCATTTGGGTCCCTGGCCGTTGCGATTATGCCTGTGGCTGCTCATTTTCTGGTATTTCATACTGCACAAAACTGCCAGGCTTGCATCACAGGACTTTCTTGTGAGAGTCGATCCCACCTTGCGTGCGCGCCCCTGGGCTCTGTTAGTACGCTCCTATCGACATCTGCTCAGCTTTGCAGAAACGCTACTGGACAAGGTTGCTGCCTGGAGCGGACTCATCGCTGATGAGCGCCTGGTTGGAATAGGGCGGGAGAACTTTCGCAAAGTTCAGGAAGCGGGACGCGGGGGCGTGATCATAGTGGCTCATCACGGCAATCTGGATGTCATCAATGCGATGGCAGAAAACTATCCGGGCCTGGAGCTGGTCGTACTGATGCACACCAGAAATGCTGACAAATTCAATCGTATTATTGAGCAGGCCAGTCAGCGAAAACGACCACGAATCATTGAAACCTCGGATATAACACCGGGCACGGCACAGTCGCTGGCAACATTGCTGAACAAGGGCGGATTTGTGCTCATTGCCGCCGATCGTGTGCCGATCAATAGCGATCGTTCGCAGAACGTCGAATTTCTCGGCCATTTGGCACCCTTTCCGCAAGGACCTTTCCTGCTTGCAGCGTTGCTACGCTGTCCGATCTATCTTGCAGGCTGTATCAAGCAGGGACAACAATTTCTAATTGATTTCGAGCCGCTGGGCGATTCGACGCAATTGTCTCGCCGCGATCGTGAACAATGGATTGAAGATACAACCCGACGTTTCGTCAAACAACTGGATACACGGGTTCGCGAATATCCTTTGCAATGGTTCAACTTCTTCTTTTTCTGGCGCGCACCCGTCGTGCACGATGACACCCAAGATTGAATTATGAGTCCTGATGATTTCGCTCTACCCCGGGTTGAAACGGTTATCAAAATCCCGTTTCATGATGTCGACAGCATGGATCTGGTCTGGCATGGCAACTACGCACGCTACCTTGAAATCGCTCGCTGTGAGTTGCTCGATTGCATCGACTACAACTACCTGCAGATGCGTGATTCGGGCTATGCCTGGCCTGTCATAGACATGCGCCTGCGCTACGCCGGCCCTGCAACCTTTGGTCAACAAATCATCGTGAAGGCTGAATTGAAGGAATGGGAACATCGTTTGAAGGTGGGCTACACAATTGTGGATGCGACCAGTGGCAAACGCCTGACGCGAGCCTCGACGGTACAAGTTGCGGTCTGCATGAAAGCCGAGGAAATGTGCCTGGCATCACCGCCCGTATTCGTTGAACGCCTGCTTGCGTGGCAGCAAAAACAATGATCGAAACCAGCCGATACCTGGCTCTGGTCTTGTCGCTGTGTACCGCTTTGACGGCACAGAGCATAATGGCGCAGCAAACTGAACCCTCTGTGTCGACAACCGGACTGTCACTGGCAAGCTTCAATTGTGCCCGTTTTACCCAGGAACGTTATCTGGCCGATTTTGAAGCCAGCATCCACAGCAGTGGCTATCTGCGCAAGGACGATGAGAGTATCGAGTGGCATATCCTCGAACCCATTGAAGATACGACCATCATTGGACCTGATGCAGATAATCTGTCACCGGCATTAAGTGCCATGGCACCGTTGCTGCGCAGTTTGCTATCAGGCGATTGGCAACAACTGGAACAGTTCTTTGCCATTGAGCTAAACAGTGCAGAAGGGGCATGGCAGGCAACATTGCAACCGCGCCAGGAGTCTCTTGCCGAGCATTTGAATTCGCTCCTGCTCAGCGGCGACGAAGCGGTGGACAAGATCGAATTGTATTTCGCCAACCAGGATCATCTGGCTATCCAGCTACAGATCGTGGAGTGTGCAAGCCTTGAGGCAAGTCGCTAGTGATCAGTATCTTATGGGTTGATCATCAGGCATGACGTCACGGCATTTCACTACCCAGCTCTCTGCCATTGCAGCCATTGCCTGGCTGCTGGTGATTCTGACATGTCTGGTCACGACAGTCAGATTGCTGGCGAGCGGTGATGCACCCATCGAAACCCGCATTACTGCCCTGTTGCCGCAAACGCATCAGAGTGAATTGCTGGATGAAAGTCTGGCCTTGCTGGATGAGCGGGTACAGCAGAGCGTGCTCTTGCTCGTGGCCGGGGATTCACCCGC is a window encoding:
- a CDS encoding outer membrane lipoprotein carrier protein LolA, whose protein sequence is MIETSRYLALVLSLCTALTAQSIMAQQTEPSVSTTGLSLASFNCARFTQERYLADFEASIHSSGYLRKDDESIEWHILEPIEDTTIIGPDADNLSPALSAMAPLLRSLLSGDWQQLEQFFAIELNSAEGAWQATLQPRQESLAEHLNSLLLSGDEAVDKIELYFANQDHLAIQLQIVECASLEASR
- a CDS encoding acyl-CoA thioesterase; translation: MSPDDFALPRVETVIKIPFHDVDSMDLVWHGNYARYLEIARCELLDCIDYNYLQMRDSGYAWPVIDMRLRYAGPATFGQQIIVKAELKEWEHRLKVGYTIVDATSGKRLTRASTVQVAVCMKAEEMCLASPPVFVERLLAWQQKQ